One window of the Triticum dicoccoides isolate Atlit2015 ecotype Zavitan chromosome 3B, WEW_v2.0, whole genome shotgun sequence genome contains the following:
- the LOC119276883 gene encoding NADPH-dependent diflavin oxidoreductase 1-like, with translation MGPSPSPPQPLPATGRLLVLYASQTGNAMDAAERVGREAERGGCPAVDVLSMDSFDPSCLPGERSVVFVVSTTGQGDPPDSMKGFWRYLLKKDLGARWLEGLRFAVFGLGDSGYQKYNLPAKKINRKLLQLGAEIIIDVGLGDDQHPSGYEGALDPWLLSLWESLNKANPSLLPRITDIINPNLNYLGEAKIEVIYYSCNDAPPDSIVSDSTKLIKRARLMSPALKFHSDGEPQYMLKMVTNQRLTKEDYEKDVRHFELEDPSSAISYQVGDALEILPSQNPSAVNAFIEHCNLDPDCYITIRAKGGDEVPNGSLLNGSMGCIKLSTFVALTMDVASASPRRYFFEIMSHFATAEHEKERLQYFASPEGRDDLYQYNQKESRTVLEVLEDFPSVHMPFEWLVQLTPPLKKRAFSISSSPLVHPNQIHLTVSIVSWLTPFKRKRQGLCSTWLAGLSPNEENLIPCWVHKGSLPPPKPSIPLVLIGPGTGCAPFRAFVEERAAQSARESTAPILFFFGCRNEANDFLYKDFWLKHAQDKGVLSLKEGGGFFVAFSRDQPQKVYVQHKIKGQSARVWNILCSGAAIYVAGSSTKMPADVTAALEEVIRQKGGEAASGWLRKLERAGKFNIETWS, from the exons ATGGGGCCCTCTccgtcgccgccgcagccgctTCCGGCGACCGGCCGCCTCCTCGTGCTCTACGCGTCGCAGACCGGCAACGCCATGGACGCCGCCGAACGTGTTGGGCGCGAGGCCGAGCGCGGTGGCTGCCCGGCCGTCGACGTCCTCTCCATGGACAGCTTCGACCCC AGTTGCCTGCCGGGCGAAAGGTCCGTGGTGTTCGTCGTGTCCACCACGGGGCAGGGCGATCCCCCGGATTCCATGAAG GGGTTTTGGAGGTACCTTCTTAAGAAGGACCTTGGTGCCAGGTGGCTGGAAGGGCTCCGTTTTGCCGTATTTGGGCTCGGGGATTCGGGCTACCAGAAGTACAAT TTACCTGCAAAGAAGATCAATAGAAAGCTTTTGCAACTTGGTGCAGAAATAATCATAGATGTAGgcttgggagatgatcaacacccttCAGG ATATGAAGGAGCTCTAGATCCTTGGTTGCTGTCTTTGTGGGAATCACTGAATAAAGCAAATCCGTCACTTCTACCAAGAATAACTGATATCATTAATCCTAATTTGAATTATTTGGGGGAGGCAAAGATTGAAGTCATATATTACTCTTGCAATGATGCCCCTCCAGATTCCATTGTTTCAG ACTCCACGAAATTAATCAAGAGAGCACGCTTAATGTCCCCTGCTCTGAAGTTCCATAGTGATGGAGAGCCACAATACATGTTAAAGATG GTAACAAATCAGCGTTTGACTAAGGAGGATTATGAGAAAGATGTGCGCCACTTTGAATTGGAAGATCCATCTTCT GCGATCAGCTATCAAGTTGGCGATGCGTTAGAAATTCTACCGAGTCAGAATCCATCAGCTGTTAATGCTTTCATTGAACACTGTAACTTGGATCCAGATTGTTACATAACG ATTAGAGCAAAGGGAGGGGATGAAGTTCCCAACGGTTCACTTCTGAATGGGTCGATGGGTTGCATCAAGTTAAGCACCTTTGTTGCTTTGACAATGGATGTTGCATCAGCTTCCCCTCGTCGGTATTTCTTTGAG atcatgaGCCATTTTGCAACAGCTGAACATGAAAAGGAAAGGCTTCAGTATTTTGCTTCTCCTGAAGGTAGAGATGACCTCTACCAGTACAATCAAAAGGAGAGTCGGACTGTTCTAGAA GTATTGGAGGATTTTCCCTCGGTGCACATGCCTTTTGAATGGCTGGTGCAACTAACTCCTCCATTGAAGAAACGGGCCTTTTCCATATCATCATCGCCATTAGTACATCCAAATCAGATACACTTGACTGTTAGTATTGTATCATGGCTTACTCCTTTCAAGAGGAAAAGGCAGGGTCTCTGCTCCACATGGCTGGCAGGTCTCAGTCCAAATGAAG AAAATCTTATACCATGTTGGGTACACAAAGGATCCCTGCCTCCTCCAAAGCCATCGATTCCTCTTGTACTTATTGGACCAGGAACAGGATGTGCACCATTTCGAGCATTTGTGGAGGAAAGGGCTGCACAGAGTGCGAGAGAATCAACAGCTCCCATTCTGTTCTTTTTCGGCTGTAGAAATGAAGCCAACGATTTTCTATACAAGGACTTCTGGTTGAAGCATGCCCAGGACAAGGGAGTGCTGTCCCTGAAAGAAGGCGGTGGTTTCTTTGTTGCTTTTTCCAGGGATCAGCCTCAAAAGGTCTATGTACAACACAAGATAAAAGGGCAGAGTGCAAGAGTGTGGAACATATTATGCTCTGGGGCTGCAATATACGTTGCAGGGTCTTCTACCAAAATGCCTGCTGATGTTACAGCTGCACTAGAAGAAGTTATCCGCCAAAAGGGCGGTGAGGCTGCTTCAGGATGGCTCAGGAAACTGGAAAGGGCTGGTAAATTTAACATTGAAACTTGGTCGTGA